TAGCCCGTGTCTTTGTTTACGGTCATATTAACTATGGCCATAGCATTTATTTCAGCAATTCTAATCGGGTATTAAAACATCTGAAAGAAGTCAAACCCACAATATTTGCTACAGTTCCTTTGCTATTAGAAAAAGTTTATAGCAAGCTGATAGAAATAGGAGAGAAAACGAAAACACGGCGAAAAAAAGAACCGGAGAAACGGATAAACTTACCGCATCAGCGCATTACCATCTTACCCTTCAGGTTTCCAACCGCATGGGAAGGAAAAACAGCGCTTGCTACCTTGCGGGAAGCCACAGTCCGGTTGTCCACCACAGGAAGAACCCTGAAAACACATTTACTGTCCCGACGTAACGCTATCTCAACGCGACAACTTGATTTTCCCCTATCCCAATCGATGATGAACTGGGCAGTAAAATTAGCCCAAAAATATGAATTGGGTAAAACACCACAACGTCAAGATGCTTTGATGTTGAAAGTTGCAGATAGGTTAGTATTTTTGCAATGGCGGGCGGTTTTTGGCGGTAATATCAAATACCTACTTAGCGGTGGTGCAGCCTTAAAACCAGAAATTGTGAATCTCTTTGCAGCAGCGGGAATCAAAATTCTCCAAGGCTACGGTTTAACCGAAACGAGTTCAGCAGTAGCTTGTAATCGCAGTCAATTCAACCGTGCAGGAACTGTAGGCGTACCGATTGCTGGTGTAGAAGTTGCGATCGCTGAAGATGGAGAAATTCTCACAAAAAGTCCTTACATCACTCAAGGCTATTACAAAAACCCCGAAGCTACCCAGCAACTAATTGATGCTCAAGGTTGGTTACATACAGGCGACTTAGGAGAATTTACACCGGAAGGCTTTCTCAAAATTACTGGTTTGAAGAAAAGCCGTTTTAAACTCTCCACAGGTAAGTATGTCACATCCCAACCAATAGAAAGCAAACTCAAAAAATCTCCCCTAGTAGCACACGCCGTTACTATCGGTTCGGAATGTAAATTCTGTGCCATGCTGATTTTTCCAGATTTAGAAAACTTACGTCAGCAGACTTTAGCAATTGGTATAGATTTACCTACCGAAGATTTGCTGGAACATCCTTGTATTATCGCTTTATATCAAGCATTAATCGATGAAGCGAATTGTCACTTACCTCATTGGTCAACAGTGAAAAAATTCCAGCTAATTAATACCAAACTCACTATAGAGAATGGGCTGCTGACATCAACTCAGGAGATAAATAGAGCAAAAATTACCGAGGTGTTTGCTCAAGAAATTAATGCAATGTATGAAGAAAAGAGAACGCAAAGACATGGGGATGTCAAGATAGAAAAAATAGATGAGTTATGTCCTGCTAATCCGACATTTTCATGTCCTGCATTTGCGCGATCGCTCAATTCATAACAATTAGACTTCTTGGAAAAGGCGAAAAAATTAACCGCCGATAAACGCTGATAAACGCCGATAAAATTCACTGATAGCAGCCCTTGATTCATAAACTTCTTTCTTCTCTTGGCGCTCTTGGCACGGCAGTTGCTTCAAGTCGGCAAAGCCGCCCAACGCACTGCCTCGACTTGGCGGTTCGATAAATTTCATCATACAAGCAGTCGATTATTTAATCCAAAATCTAAACTCGAAAAAGGAAGGGTGATATATGTTTAAACCGTTCCGAACAGCCGCAGTATTAGGTGCGGGGGTGATGGGAACTCAAATCGCCGCACACCTAGCTAATGCTGGACTAACAGTTCAATTATTGGATATTGCGGCTAAAGGCAATAATAAAAATGATGTCGTGGAAACAGCATTTAAAAAAGCGCTCAAGCAATCTCCACCAATTTTATTTACAGAAAAAACAGCCCGTCGCATCATTTTGGGTAATTTTGACGATCATTTCCACCGCATTGCTAATGTTGATTGGGTAATCGAAGTTGTCGTGGAAAATCTCGCTATTAAACACGATTTGATGGCGCGAATCGAAAGTACAATTCGTGATGATGCTGTAGTCTCTACTAATACTAGTGGCTTGCCCATCAATCAAATTGCTCAAGGGCGTTCTGAATCTTTTCGGAAGCGGTTTTTAGGTACTCACTTTTTTAATCCGCCACGCTATCTAAAATTATTAGAGTTAATTCCTACACCTGATACTGACCAGCACATCCTGGAAAGAATGCAATGGTTTGGCAGAATACACCTGGGTAAAGGTGTAGTAGTAGCCAAAGACACACCAAACTTTATTGCCAACCGCATCGGTATGTATGCAACCATGCTGGGGATAAAGGGTGTAACTGAACAAGGTTACACAATTGAAGAAATTGATACCTTAACGGGAGTAATTGCCGGACGACCAAAATCAGCTACATTCCGTACTGCTGATGTGGTAGGGCTAGATACATTGATGTATGTAGCACACAACCTTTACCCAGCTATTCCCCACGATGAAAGCCGCGAAGTTTTACGAGTACCGCTTTTAATGAAGAAACTCGTAGAAACGGGAACGTTAGGATCAAAAACAGGGCAAGGATTTTACAAAAAGCAAGGTAAAGAAATTCTCTCGATTAATCCCACGACGCTGGCTTATGAAGCAGCTAAACCACTGGATTTAGGGGATATTGAGGCAATTGGGAAAATTAGCGATCTAGGCGATCGCCTGCGCAAACTCTATCACGATCCTGGTCGGGCAGGAGCCTTCTTCCGCAAATCAACCTTAGAAATCTTAGGTTACAGCGCCCGTCGTATTCCCGAAATTGCCGACAGACCCGCAGATATTGACCGGGCAATTCGTTGGGGTTTCGGCTGGGAACTCGGCCCCTTTGAAATTTGGGATGTGCTTGGCTTTGAAACTGTAGTAGCAGACATGAAAGCTACTGATATCACCGTGCCAGAGTGGGTAGAAAAGATGCGTGATAATGGCGTGCATAGTTTCTATCAAAAAGACCGACTATCTTGGGCTGAACACAAAGTAGTTGATGCTTGTGCTGTTTGTATTAGCGAACAACCAAAAGCCCCAACCGATGAAATTCTCATACCAGCTATCAAAGAAGATGCCAAAAATATCTTGTGGCAAAACTCAGAAGCTTCTTTGTTGGATATAGGCGATGGAGTAGTTTTGTATGAGTTTCATTCCAAAGGCCATACCCTGACTTTAAAAGTCGTAGAAGGATTAGCTGCGGTATTAGATATTATCGAAAACAGCGATTACCGAGGATTGGTCATTGGTAACGAAAGTGCAAACTTCTCTGGCGGTGCGAATTTGGCAGAAATGGCCATGTTGGCACAGACCGATAACGGTAAAGGCATTGCCGATTTAATCGTCAAGTTCCAAGCCTTACTGCAACGCATTAAATATTTCCCCAAACCAATTGTTGCTGCAATTATCGGGCGAGTGTTAGGTGGAGGTTGTGAATTAGTCTTAGCTTGTCCCCATGTAGTCGCCGCCGCAGAAACTTACATCGGACTGGTAGAACTCAGTGTAGGTTTGATTCCTGGTGCTGGCGGAATTATGCGCATGGTGACTTGGGCTGCTGACAAAGCCGCAAGCGAGTCACCCCAAGATATTCAACCCTTCCTCAGGAAAGTGTTTGAAACGATTGGCATGGCTAAAGTTTCTAATAGTGCCTATGAAGGGCAAGAATTGGGCTTCCTCTCACCCACAACCAAGATAGTGATGAATTCCGACCGAATTTTGTCTGTAGCGAAAGAGGAAGTGCTGTGTCTAGACAAAATAGGTTATATGCCCCCACCAGAACGTAACGCCATCATGGTGCTAGGGCGTACAGGGCGGGCAATGTTAGAACACGCCGCCTATGTGATGCAGCAGGGAGGTTTTATTTCTGAGTATGACCATTATTTAGCTAGCCGCTTGGCGTATGTCATGACTGGTGGGGAACTAACTACGCCTGCGTTGGTTAATGAGGACTATTTATCGAAATTGGAAAGAGAGTCCTTTTTACCACTATTACTGCAACCGAAAACTCAGGAACGGTTTGCTCATACTTTGAAAACCAAAAAGCCTCTTAGAAACTAACGTACAAACCCTTTTAAACCCTCTTACCTTTGTGCCCTTCGTGTCCTTCGTGGTTCGTTAAAAAAATTCGGAACGAACCACGAAGGCGCAAAGAACGCGAAGGAAGAGAAGAAAGAGAATTTTCTCTTTTGCCTTATTTTTCAATAGGTGGGAGTTATTTATGAAAGATGCCTATATAGTGAGTAGCGTTCGCACACCTGTAGGAAAAGCGCCACGAGGTACGCTACATAATATGCGTCCTGATGATATGGGTGCAGTTGTAGTTAAAGCCGCAATTGAAAAAGTTAAAGACTTAGAACCTGTATACATTGATGATGTAATTATGGGTTGTGCTTTTCCAGAAGCAGAACAGGGATTCAATATCGGGCGGTTAATTGCCCAACGTGCAGGTTTACCTGATTCTGTGGCAGGTATGACTGTGAATCGCTTCTGTGCTTCGGGGCTGCAAAGTATTGCGATCGCAACTCAAGCAATTATGGCAGGACACGCGGAAGTCATTGTTGCAGGTGGTGCAGAATCGATGAGTTTGATTCCGATGGGCGGACATTATTTGGCTCCCAACCCAGCAATGATGATCGATACGCCCAAGGTTTACTGCACGATGGGGATTACAGCCGAAAACGTCATGCAGCATTACGAAATCTCCCGCCAAGAACAGGATGCTTTTGCGCTGCGTTCCCATGAAAAGGCTTTAGTTGCGATTAGACAAGGTCGGTTTGCAGAGGAAACTGTACCGCTGACAGTACAGGAAGTACTCTATGTTGATGGGACTCCGCGACCGATAGAAAAAGTTTTGACAGTGGATGAAGGGCCGCGTGCTGATACCAGTATGGAAGCCTTGATGAAATTGCAACCTGTATTTCGGATGGGTGGTGCTGTAACTGCGGGTAACTCATCGCAAATGTCAGACGGTGCAGCTGCGACAGTGGTAATGAGCGATCGCATGATGCATAT
The genomic region above belongs to Calothrix sp. NIES-2098 and contains:
- a CDS encoding AMP-dependent synthetase/ligase; translation: MLSTDKTYRAPPNSGEVVLGRTLPSLLDEACDRTPNPRAFNQFTDTGWQPVSNHELRTAAVELALGLLDLQLEKGDRIALLMHSDINFCIADMGSLLAGLVNVPIDLTQTIEHIIFILQHTQAKALIISNLELLAQIIPYLENSTYLQTIIVVDVPIDWHQQADKGMRMKDAEPISSHLLPEVFSLEQIRSQGRTKNSELTVKELKSNLTADNLATIIYIPGITGEPQGVMLTHENLSANALAMFTGIPDLAFGSQEVILSFLPLTHVLARVFVYGHINYGHSIYFSNSNRVLKHLKEVKPTIFATVPLLLEKVYSKLIEIGEKTKTRRKKEPEKRINLPHQRITILPFRFPTAWEGKTALATLREATVRLSTTGRTLKTHLLSRRNAISTRQLDFPLSQSMMNWAVKLAQKYELGKTPQRQDALMLKVADRLVFLQWRAVFGGNIKYLLSGGAALKPEIVNLFAAAGIKILQGYGLTETSSAVACNRSQFNRAGTVGVPIAGVEVAIAEDGEILTKSPYITQGYYKNPEATQQLIDAQGWLHTGDLGEFTPEGFLKITGLKKSRFKLSTGKYVTSQPIESKLKKSPLVAHAVTIGSECKFCAMLIFPDLENLRQQTLAIGIDLPTEDLLEHPCIIALYQALIDEANCHLPHWSTVKKFQLINTKLTIENGLLTSTQEINRAKITEVFAQEINAMYEEKRTQRHGDVKIEKIDELCPANPTFSCPAFARSLNS
- a CDS encoding 3-hydroxyacyl-CoA dehydrogenase NAD-binding protein; protein product: MFKPFRTAAVLGAGVMGTQIAAHLANAGLTVQLLDIAAKGNNKNDVVETAFKKALKQSPPILFTEKTARRIILGNFDDHFHRIANVDWVIEVVVENLAIKHDLMARIESTIRDDAVVSTNTSGLPINQIAQGRSESFRKRFLGTHFFNPPRYLKLLELIPTPDTDQHILERMQWFGRIHLGKGVVVAKDTPNFIANRIGMYATMLGIKGVTEQGYTIEEIDTLTGVIAGRPKSATFRTADVVGLDTLMYVAHNLYPAIPHDESREVLRVPLLMKKLVETGTLGSKTGQGFYKKQGKEILSINPTTLAYEAAKPLDLGDIEAIGKISDLGDRLRKLYHDPGRAGAFFRKSTLEILGYSARRIPEIADRPADIDRAIRWGFGWELGPFEIWDVLGFETVVADMKATDITVPEWVEKMRDNGVHSFYQKDRLSWAEHKVVDACAVCISEQPKAPTDEILIPAIKEDAKNILWQNSEASLLDIGDGVVLYEFHSKGHTLTLKVVEGLAAVLDIIENSDYRGLVIGNESANFSGGANLAEMAMLAQTDNGKGIADLIVKFQALLQRIKYFPKPIVAAIIGRVLGGGCELVLACPHVVAAAETYIGLVELSVGLIPGAGGIMRMVTWAADKAASESPQDIQPFLRKVFETIGMAKVSNSAYEGQELGFLSPTTKIVMNSDRILSVAKEEVLCLDKIGYMPPPERNAIMVLGRTGRAMLEHAAYVMQQGGFISEYDHYLASRLAYVMTGGELTTPALVNEDYLSKLERESFLPLLLQPKTQERFAHTLKTKKPLRN
- a CDS encoding acetyl-CoA acetyltransferase — translated: MKDAYIVSSVRTPVGKAPRGTLHNMRPDDMGAVVVKAAIEKVKDLEPVYIDDVIMGCAFPEAEQGFNIGRLIAQRAGLPDSVAGMTVNRFCASGLQSIAIATQAIMAGHAEVIVAGGAESMSLIPMGGHYLAPNPAMMIDTPKVYCTMGITAENVMQHYEISRQEQDAFALRSHEKALVAIRQGRFAEETVPLTVQEVLYVDGTPRPIEKVLTVDEGPRADTSMEALMKLQPVFRMGGAVTAGNSSQMSDGAAATVVMSDRMMHMLDVRPMGKMLGYAVAGVAPEVMGIGPVEAVPKVLKQVGLTLNDIGLIELNEAFAAQSLAVIRKLGLNEEIVNVNGGAIALGHPLGCTGAKLTATLFHEMKRRSVRYGLVTMCVGGGMGAAAVFENLMI